The following coding sequences are from one Phenylobacterium glaciei window:
- a CDS encoding ATP-binding cassette domain-containing protein, translating into MAQTAIDLSGIEKRYAAHAALAGVSLSIAPGEFVALVGPSGSGKTTLLKTINGLVTPDAGTVRMLGEDAGAVPVHVLRRRIGYVFQEIGLFPHLTVAENIAITPKLLGWDAERISARVANLLGLVDLPREMAGRLPAALSGGQRQRVGVARALAAEPKIMLMDEPFGALDPVTRDQLGTDYRALHEQLGLTTVMVTHDMSEAVLLADRIVVLKAGAIVADGTPGYLSNTSDDPDVRALMDAPKRQAQRLAARLSETAS; encoded by the coding sequence ATGGCCCAGACCGCGATCGACCTTTCAGGCATAGAGAAACGCTACGCCGCCCATGCCGCTCTGGCGGGGGTGAGCCTTTCCATCGCGCCCGGCGAGTTCGTGGCGCTGGTGGGACCCTCTGGTTCGGGCAAGACCACTCTGCTCAAGACCATCAACGGCCTGGTCACCCCCGACGCCGGGACGGTGCGGATGCTGGGGGAGGACGCGGGCGCGGTGCCGGTCCATGTGCTGCGCCGGCGGATCGGCTACGTTTTCCAGGAGATCGGGCTGTTCCCGCACCTGACGGTCGCCGAGAACATCGCCATCACCCCCAAGCTGCTGGGCTGGGACGCCGAGCGGATCAGCGCGCGGGTGGCCAATCTGCTGGGCCTGGTGGACCTGCCGCGCGAGATGGCGGGCCGGCTGCCGGCGGCGCTGTCGGGCGGACAGCGGCAACGGGTGGGTGTGGCGCGAGCCCTGGCCGCCGAGCCGAAGATCATGCTGATGGACGAACCCTTCGGGGCGCTGGACCCGGTGACCCGCGACCAACTGGGAACCGACTACCGCGCCCTGCACGAGCAACTCGGCCTGACCACCGTCATGGTCACCCATGACATGAGCGAGGCCGTGCTGCTGGCCGACCGTATCGTGGTGCTGAAGGCGGGCGCCATCGTCGCCGACGGGACGCCGGGTTATCTGAGCAATACAAGCGACGACCCCGATGTTCGCGCCCTAATGGACGCGCCGAAACGCCAGGCGCAGCGGCTGGCGGCCCGCCTTTCGGAGACCGCTTCGTGA
- a CDS encoding glycine betaine ABC transporter substrate-binding protein — protein sequence MNPRLAAAFDLLPEYLAWHVLLSASALALGLIISLPLAVAASRSPRLRWPVLAFAGLIQTIPSLALLALFYPLLLAVSALSLSLTGHGFSALGFLPSLLALTLYSMLPILRTATTGILGVDPAVREAADGVGMTARQKLFQVELPLAMPVIMAGVRTAAVWTIGAATLSTPVGQTSLGNYIFAGLQTENWVSVLFGCAASAVLAMAADQLLGLIETGAARRDRRLMIAGAVGLLMGIVIAVLPLVSFGKPASYVVGAKNFSEQYILAELMADRLEKAGATVNRKEDLGSAVAYRALAAGELDVYVDYTGTLWTNVLNRQDNPGRQAVLDGLTTQLKKKDGVTVLGSLGFENAYAFAMKADRAKALGIVSLADLAREAPKLTLGTDIEFLSRPEWKAVDAAYGFKFKAQRSFQPTFMYRALSGGEADVISAFSSDGRIAADKLVVLTDPKGALPPYDAVILVSPKRAGDQRLMAALKPLVGSIPVAAMQAANYSVDRDTAKASPAEAARGLEK from the coding sequence GTGAACCCGCGTCTCGCCGCCGCCTTCGACCTGCTGCCGGAATATCTCGCCTGGCACGTGCTGTTGAGCGCGAGCGCCTTGGCGCTTGGCCTGATCATCAGCCTGCCGCTGGCGGTGGCCGCCAGCCGTAGCCCACGCCTGCGCTGGCCGGTCCTGGCCTTCGCCGGCCTGATCCAGACCATCCCCAGCCTGGCCCTGCTGGCGCTGTTCTATCCGCTGCTGCTGGCGGTCTCGGCGCTGAGCCTGTCGCTGACGGGGCATGGCTTCTCGGCCCTCGGCTTCCTGCCCTCGCTGCTGGCGCTGACCCTCTACTCCATGCTGCCGATCCTGCGGACGGCGACCACCGGCATCCTGGGGGTCGACCCGGCGGTGCGCGAGGCCGCCGACGGGGTGGGGATGACCGCCCGCCAGAAGCTGTTCCAGGTGGAGCTGCCCCTGGCCATGCCGGTGATCATGGCCGGCGTTCGCACCGCCGCGGTCTGGACCATCGGGGCCGCCACCCTCTCCACGCCGGTCGGCCAGACCAGCCTGGGTAACTACATCTTCGCCGGCCTGCAGACCGAGAACTGGGTCAGCGTCCTGTTCGGCTGCGCGGCCTCGGCCGTGCTGGCCATGGCCGCCGACCAACTGCTGGGCCTGATCGAGACCGGGGCGGCCAGGCGCGACCGGCGGCTGATGATCGCCGGGGCGGTGGGGCTGCTGATGGGGATCGTGATCGCCGTCCTGCCGCTGGTCAGCTTCGGCAAGCCGGCCAGCTATGTGGTGGGCGCCAAGAACTTCTCCGAGCAATACATCCTGGCCGAACTGATGGCCGACCGGCTGGAGAAGGCCGGCGCCACGGTGAATCGCAAGGAGGACCTCGGCTCGGCGGTGGCCTATCGCGCGCTGGCCGCCGGAGAGCTCGACGTCTATGTCGACTACACCGGCACGCTCTGGACCAACGTCCTGAACCGCCAGGACAATCCCGGCCGCCAGGCGGTGCTGGACGGCCTGACCACGCAACTGAAGAAGAAGGACGGCGTCACCGTCCTCGGCTCCCTGGGGTTCGAGAACGCCTACGCCTTCGCCATGAAGGCCGACCGCGCCAAGGCCCTGGGCATCGTCAGCCTGGCTGACCTTGCCCGCGAGGCGCCCAAGCTGACGCTGGGGACCGACATCGAGTTCCTGTCGCGGCCGGAGTGGAAGGCGGTCGACGCGGCCTATGGCTTCAAGTTCAAGGCCCAGCGATCCTTCCAGCCGACCTTCATGTACCGGGCGCTGTCGGGGGGCGAAGCCGACGTGATCTCGGCCTTCTCCTCCGATGGGCGGATCGCGGCCGACAAGCTGGTGGTGCTCACCGATCCCAAGGGGGCGCTGCCACCCTATGACGCGGTGATCCTGGTCTCCCCCAAGCGCGCCGGCGACCAGCGACTGATGGCCGCGCTGAAACCACTGGTGGGCTCGATCCCCGTCGCCGCCATGCAGGCCGCCAACTACAGCGTCGACCGCGACACCGCCAAGGCCAGCCCCGCCGAGGCGGCCAGGGGGTTGGAGAAGTAG
- the fliQ gene encoding flagellar biosynthesis protein FliQ — translation MNGAEVLDVGRDAIWLTLQLCAPVLIVGLVVGVGVGLMQALTQIQEATLVYAPKIVAIFVSLLLFLPLMGALMSSFMRHIAARIAAM, via the coding sequence ATGAACGGCGCCGAGGTTCTGGACGTCGGTCGCGACGCCATCTGGCTGACCTTGCAGCTCTGCGCGCCGGTGCTGATCGTGGGCCTGGTGGTGGGGGTGGGCGTCGGCCTGATGCAGGCCCTGACCCAGATCCAGGAAGCCACCCTGGTCTATGCGCCGAAGATCGTGGCGATCTTCGTCTCCCTGCTGCTCTTCCTGCCGCTGATGGGCGCCCTGATGAGCAGCTTCATGCGCCATATCGCCGCCCGCATCGCAGCGATGTAA
- the fliR gene encoding flagellar biosynthetic protein FliR, protein MEHYATAQQVYVGGLVFARLSALVMLMPGIGDTTVPPRIRLAFAFLMTLMLIPVIAPNPPAVPAAMGALVGGLFKEILIGLMIGTILRIFLMSLSTAGEIISIQTTLSFAQTAAPGIAPGSSTVSTFLGLIGLTLIMTTGLHHLFLSAIVKSYTLFPFTRALPVADSATLAVQTVADCFKLGVQLSAPLLVFSLVFNVAIGLVGRVMPQFQIFFVASPLMVIFGLSILALSLGVIGTVWMSRYRDLLMIFGG, encoded by the coding sequence GTGGAGCACTACGCCACAGCCCAGCAGGTCTATGTCGGCGGACTGGTGTTCGCGCGGCTGTCGGCGCTGGTCATGCTGATGCCGGGGATTGGCGACACCACCGTGCCGCCCCGCATCCGGCTGGCCTTCGCCTTCCTGATGACCCTGATGCTGATCCCGGTGATCGCCCCCAACCCGCCCGCGGTGCCCGCCGCCATGGGCGCCCTGGTGGGGGGCCTGTTCAAGGAGATCCTGATCGGCCTGATGATCGGCACCATCCTGCGGATTTTCCTGATGTCGCTGTCCACGGCCGGCGAGATCATCTCCATCCAGACGACGCTCTCCTTCGCACAGACCGCGGCGCCGGGGATCGCGCCGGGCTCCTCGACGGTCTCGACCTTCCTGGGCCTGATCGGCCTGACCCTGATCATGACCACCGGGCTGCACCACCTGTTCCTCAGCGCCATCGTGAAGTCCTACACGCTGTTTCCCTTCACCCGGGCCCTGCCGGTGGCCGACTCCGCGACGCTCGCGGTGCAGACGGTGGCCGACTGCTTCAAGCTGGGGGTGCAGCTTTCGGCGCCCCTGCTGGTCTTCTCCCTGGTCTTCAACGTGGCCATCGGCCTGGTGGGCCGGGTGATGCCTCAGTTCCAGATCTTCTTCGTGGCCTCGCCGCTGATGGTGATCTTCGGCCTTTCGATCCTGGCGCTCAGCCTGGGTGTCATCGGCACCGTCTGGATGAGCCGCTACCGCGACCTCCTGATGATCTTCGGCGGCTGA